The genomic stretch aagcagaagTAGCTAAGCAAAGCAAAGGAAGCATGAGGAGATGGTTGACTTTGTCAGCAGCGTTTTCTTTTATCCTCTTTCTGTATTTTCCGGAAGCTTCTTACGGTGTTTCACCTCCTATCACGCTGCTCCGAAGCCGCAAGTTCGCTGAAGAACCTCCCAAGATCCTCTCCAGTCAGGAACTCTGGTTCAATCAAACCCTCGATCACTACTCTCCCTATGTactcccctctctctctccactAAATATTCCATCTCTTTAATTTTCTAGTGTTTCTATTTTTGTACTTTATTCTTATCTTAAAGAGAAACAGATTTCAAATATGCTCTTGCTGATTTTCTCTTGTTAGGGTTCAAAATGTTTCTTGTATTTATGAACAAATCAGTAAGTATGTATTTAGATATAAATACACATGTCCTTTCACGCACTCTCAATGCATGTATTTAAACATGTATTCTATCGAGTTGCTTATTTGGTAACTGATTTTTTGCGTGTAGAATAGTTGATTTATGAAATTTCGATGGTGTTGATTGCTGATATTTCTTGTGTTTGCACTGATTGCAGGATCACCGTCAGTTCCAGCAACGATACTATGAATTCCTTGACTATTTCAGGATTCCTGATGGGCCTATCTTTTTGATAATATGCGGTGAAGGTCCCTGCGGTGGGATTGTTAATGATTATATTGCTGTAAGTGTTCATTTTCGTTTGTTATTATATGTTTCACTGGCAAGACTTTAGTCAATGTAGATGAACATTGAAGATTCAAGTTAGGATCATAAGTTGTAGCTTTGACATAGGCACTATGTCGTGATAACTTTTCGTTTACTCCTAAGAAAATGATGTGACTTTGAGGGGGGAAAAATTACCGGTATGAACAAATTCTCATGCCTTATTGCGTGTATAGGTATTGGCAAAGAAGTTTGGAGCTGCTATGGTTACTCTTGAGCATCGTTATTACGGAAAGAGTTCTCCATTTAAGTCTCTAGCTACGGAGAATTTGAAATATCTCTCTTCCAAGCAGGCACTCAATGATTTGGCCGCTTTTCGTCAGTATTATCAGGTTAGTTCCCATCCCCCCACATGCACCATGCAAGCTGGGTCTGTTAATATGGTTTAAGACAATTCCGTGATAAAAAGACAAATTATTCAAATGCCATCATTCAATAAGTGTTCATTGGAATCACTAtcattttatttgttttttgcGGTACTTTTGTGCAGGATTCCTTGAATGTAAAGCTTAATAGAACAAAAGTTGAAAGCTCCTGGTTCTTTTTTGGTGGCTCATATTCTGGTGCACTCAGTGCATGGTTCCGTCTTAAGTACCCCCATCTAACATGCGGAAGTCTTGCAAGTTCTGCAGTTGTTCAAGCTGTATTTGATTTTACAGAATTTGATCAGCAAGtacatattttgattttgattttgaggcTATCTTCCTTTGTTCTTAGGCCTATCTTATATAAACCATTCACTGCTCCCTTTATTAATTTAAGTCAAATTCTGATTGAGTGCCATATTTTGCATGCAGATTGGTGAGTCTGCAGGTCCTGAATGTAAAGCAGTATTACAAGAAACTACTCAACTTATTGAACAAAAACTTGCAATCAATGGAAGATCACTGAAGGCATCTTTTGGTGCTGCTGATGTATGTTTTTCTTACTTCATTACTCCGTTTTTTAGAGAAAGTTTACTATAGTTTGTCCAAGGATAGGAATCTTGTTCACAACTAGAGTTTCTAATCTGACTCTAATAGTGCTTGTTGACCTTTGCTTTATTTTGTAGCTTGACATTGATGGAGACTTCATGTATTTTGTGGCTGATGCTGCTGTTATAGCGGTAATTGTTATGATTCTTGCTGTTTTTCTTATTCATTGCAATCTCTTGTATTCAAATTCCCTATGCTGTTTCCTGGATTTTGAATATTTCAGTTTCAATATGGAAATCCGGATAGACTATGCAAGCCTCTAGTTGAAGCAAAGAATGGAGGAGAAGATTTAGTGGTATGCTTTACTGTCCAGCTCTTTGTTTCAGAATATTATGGAACTGTTAAACAtcactcttttttccttttcttttttggttcctttttttatttaaatcttCATTTGAATTTAATATTCTCTCTCTTTGTTTCTCTGCAATTTTCTAGTGATGTAAAATTCATGATCATGTGTTGAGTTTTCAGAGAGAGAAGTTTACATTTAATAGCACATTCATGTGCTGAATTTAATACCGTTTCTGTTGCAATCAACGGTTGCCTTCTTTCAATAGTACATTCATTTCTTAAGAAGCCTCTGATCTCCCTCATGGGTCCAGTTGTGTCGATTTTCTTTGATAAAATCTAATGGAACCCGAATTTCAAAATGCCAGGATGCTTACGCCAAATACGTAAAAGACTACTACGTTGAGACCTTCGGAACCAATGTACAGATTTATGATCAGGAGTTCTTGAAACGCACTGATGTTAATGATGACAGTTCTGCTCGATTATGGTGGTTTCAAGTCTGCACTGAAGTTGCATACTTTCAGGTGGCTCCCTCAAATGATAGTGTCCGCTCCTCAATAGTTGACACAAAGCAAGTATCTTGA from Arachis stenosperma cultivar V10309 chromosome 9, arast.V10309.gnm1.PFL2, whole genome shotgun sequence encodes the following:
- the LOC130951383 gene encoding probable serine protease EDA2, producing the protein MRRWLTLSAAFSFILFLYFPEASYGVSPPITLLRSRKFAEEPPKILSSQELWFNQTLDHYSPYDHRQFQQRYYEFLDYFRIPDGPIFLIICGEGPCGGIVNDYIAVLAKKFGAAMVTLEHRYYGKSSPFKSLATENLKYLSSKQALNDLAAFRQYYQDSLNVKLNRTKVESSWFFFGGSYSGALSAWFRLKYPHLTCGSLASSAVVQAVFDFTEFDQQIGESAGPECKAVLQETTQLIEQKLAINGRSLKASFGAADLDIDGDFMYFVADAAVIAFQYGNPDRLCKPLVEAKNGGEDLVDAYAKYVKDYYVETFGTNVQIYDQEFLKRTDVNDDSSARLWWFQVCTEVAYFQVAPSNDSVRSSIVDTKYHLDLCKNVFGHGVFPEVDATNLYYGGTKIAGSKIIFTNGSQDPWRHASKQTSSPEADMPSYLITCHNCGHCTDMRGCPQSPLVIEGNEQNCTSPDAVRKVRQKIVEHMDLWLSQCQDTGRSFF